AATGAGCTTTCCTCAGGGATATTAGCGATGGGCGCGGTGGCTCGGTTATCCTCAGAAATGTTGAGCAGCGGCTGATCGTCCGCATCCAGCAGCGTGACGGAGGTGTGTTGCGCATTCGGATTGACCAAATCTTCCATACGAAGATTTTGCTGAATGCCCATCAATGCTTCCAGCTTATTGCCGACATAAATCGGCGTCAGAACATAAAGATAACCGGAATCTTTATTGCTGCCCTGCGACACCCAGTACAGGCTGTTTTCTTTGTCCTGGCTCTTGCCGTTGCGGTATTGCAGAATTTTTTCGTGCAGTGACTTGAGCTGATCCTGACTGGCGCGTTCGAACGGTTCGCTGCTGATACCAAAATCAACCAGGCACAGGTTCGCTCCGCCGATGAAGAACACCCGGTTCAGATCGTACGCATCGGAAAAATTATCTTTCCAGTAATGGATCATGTTACCGAGCGTACTCAGGGAGTTGCGGTAGCTGTCATTAATCTGCGAACAATCGGACTCTGGGAAAAGGGAAAGATACGTCGGCTGAACGTTTTTGGTGCTGATCATGCCATTGATGATATCCAGCCCGTTCATTGAATCGCTAAGCCGTTTTTCCGCCATGAACTTAATACTGTGCATGACGTCATTAGAATTCTTGATGTAGCTCTGCGCGAGATCGTAATTGAAGTTGTCTTCATCACGGATTTCGGATTCTTTGTTGTGGAAAATATTGAGCACATAGAAGGTGGTGAGCAACACACCCAGTGTCCACAACATGAGCGCCAGCACCCGGAACAAATAGCGGGATATTTTTAGCGTTGTTCGAAACGAAGCAAGATATTTCAAGGATTAACCATTGATGTTACGGCTCTGTGAGCGGGTTAGGTTTTGAATTCAGAATACACTATTGTCGCAGTTTCTAAAAAATACGATGTTATAAAAAAGGGCATAACAATGTTATGCCCTTTTGTCATCTGACGAAGAAAACTTATTCTTCTTCGTCGTCAGCTGGCTGATCGTCTTCACTTTCCGCGTCGTCTGGCAAATCGGCTGCTTGTGCCGCTTCCAGTTCGCCCGCTTCGGTGGCTACGCCATCCAGCTCTTCGTCTTCAACCGGTTCTGCAACACGTTGCAGACCGACCACGTGCTCATCGTCTGCGGTACGGATAAGCGTCACACCCTGGGTGTTACGACCTACAGTACTTACTTCGGAAACACGGGTACGCACCAGTGTGCCGGCATCGGTGATCATCATGATCTGGTCCGCTTCATCAACCTGGATCGCGCCAACAACCGGTCCGTTACGCTCGCTCACTTTGATCGAGATAACGCCTTGCGTTGCACGGGATTTGGTTGGGTATTCGGTGGATTCAGTACGTTTACCGAAGCCGTTTTCAGTCACAGTCAGGATACAACCGTCACCGCGTGGGATGATCAGCGATACAACGCTGTCGCCTTCGCCCAGTCGGATACCGCGAACACCGGTCGCCGTACGACCCATAGAGCGGACCGCTGCTTCAGAGAAGCGCACCACTTTACCGGCCGCAGAGAACAGCATGACTTCGTCTTTACCGTCAGTCAGGTCAACACCAATCAGCTCATCACCCTCATTGAGGTTGATGGCGATGATGCCGGCGCTGCGTGGACGGCTGAAATCGGTCAGTGCAGTTTTCTTCACGGTACCGCTCGCCGTTGCCATGAACACATGACGGCCTTCTTCGTACTCGCGTACTGGCAGAATGGCGGTAATACGTTCGTTCGGCTCAAGCGGCAACAGGTTGACGATAGGACGACCACGGGCACCGCGGCTGGCTTCCGGCAACTGATAGACTTTCATCCAGTACAGACGTCCGCGACTTGAGAACATCAGAATGGTGTCATGGGTGTTAGCCACCAGCAGACGGTCAATGAAGTCTTCTTCTTTAATACGTGCTGCTGACTTACCTTTACCGCCGCGACGCTGCGCTTCGTAATCGGTCAGAGGCTGATATTTCACGTAGCCCTGATGCGACAAGGTCACCACAACGTCTTCCTGATTGATCAGGTCTTCGATGTTGATGTCAGACGTATTGGCAGTGATTTCAGTGCGACGTGGATCGTTGTACTGATCGCGGATCGCTTCCAGTTCTTCACGAATGACTTCCATCAGACGGTCAGGGCTGGACAGGATGAACAGCAACTCGGCGATTTGCACCAGCAGCTCTTTGTATTCATCCAGCAGTTTTTCGTGCTCGAGACCGGTCAGTTTCTGCAAGCGCAGATCCAGAATTGCCTGCGCCTGTTGTTCAGTCAGGAAGTATTTCCCGTCGTGAATACCAAACTGCGGCTCCAGCCATTCCGGACGCGCAGCGTCATCACCGGCGCTTGCCAGCATGGCAGACACGTTGCCCAGATCCCATGAACGCGCAACCAGGCCAGCTTTCGCTTCTGCCGGCGTCGGTGCAGCACGGATCAGTTCAATGATTGGGTCGATGTTAGCCAGCGCGATGGCCAGTGCTTCAAGGATATGAGCACGGTCGCGGGCTTTACGCAGTTCGAAGATGGTACGACGCGTGACGACTTCGCGGCGGTGACGAACAAATGCAGACAGGATTTCTTTCAGACCGAGAATTTTCGGCTGACCCTGATGCAGTGCCACCATATTGATACCGAAAGAGGTCTGCAGCTGCGTCAGTGAATACAGGTTATTCAGAACCACTTCACCAACCGCATCACGTTTGATTTCAATGACGATACGCATGCCGTCTTTGTCAGACTCATCGCGCAGCGCACTGATACCTTCAACGCGTTTTTCTTTCACCAGCTCGGCGATCTTTTCGATCAGACGGGCTTTGTTCACCTGATACGGGATCTCGTGAACAATGATGGTTTCGCGACCGGTTTTTGCATCGGCTTCCACTTCAGCACGGGCACGGATATAAATTTTGCCACGGCCGGTACGGTAAGCTTCTTCGATACCACGGCGACCATTGATGATGGCCGCTGTCGGGAAGTCTGGCCCCGGGATGTGTTCCATCAGCCCTTCAATGCTGATGTTTTCATCTTCAATGTACGCCAGACAGCCGTTGATAACCTCGGTAAGGTTATGCGGCGGAATGTTCGTCGCCATACCTACCGCGATACCGGACGAGCCGTTAACCAGCAGGTTTGGAATGCGCGTAGGCATAACAGAAGGAATTTGTTCGGTGCCGTCATAGTTTGGCACGAAATCGACAGTTTCTTTTTCTAAGTCTGCCAGCAATTCGTGAGCAATTTTTGACATGCGGATTTCGGTATAACGCATGGCTGCTGCGGAGTCGCCATCCACTGACCCGAAGTTACCCTGCCCGTCCACCAGCATATAGCGAAGTGAGAAAGGCTGAGCCATACGAACGATGGTGTCATAAACCGCGGTATCACCGTGTGGGTGATATTTACCGATAACGTCACCGACCACACGGGCCGATTTTTTGTAGGCTTTATTCCAGTCGTTACCGAGGACATTCATTGCGAAAAGTACGCGGCGGTGCACCGGTTTCAAACCATCGCGCACATCTGGTAACGCACGTCCGACAATAACGGACATCGCATAATCCAAATAAGAGTTTTTAAGCTCTTCTTCGATGTTAATCGGTGTGATTTCTCTGGCAAGGTCGCTCATGGAGCTGCTATCCCTCTACTGATTATTCATGGCCGCTGCCCACGTAGGCATATATAGCGCAAAGGTGTAAAACTATACCACAAACCAGCCAAACGTGGAAAACAACCGCCCCCTTTTGCGTACTATTATCCAACGCGTTTCAAACCTTTGCACGCAGGTCTTCATTTCGTATAAACATTAACCAAAACGACAAAACTGAGCCAAAGCAGATGGAATATGTATAATCCGCTAATCAAGTGATAAGGAGTTACTCACGCTCATGACAACCACACCGTCTGCAAAACCGCAAAACATCGACCACGAAGAAATCGCCAAATTTGAAGCCGTCGCCTCGCGCTGGTGGGATCTGGAAGGCGAATTCAAACCTCTGCACCGTATCAATCCGCTGCGCCTGAACTACATTCTCGAACGCGCTGATGGCCTGTTCGGCAAGAATGTGCTGGATGTCGGTTGTGGCGGCGGGATTTTGAGTGAAAGCATGGCGGTAGCAGGTGCGAATGTTACCGGTCTGGATATGGGCGGTGAGCCGTTACAGGTGGCGCGTTTACATGCGCTGGAAAGTGGCGTGAAAGTCGATTATGTACAGGAAACGGTAGAATCTCATGCCGACGCACATCCGCAGCAATATGATGTGGTGACCTGCATGGAAATGCTCGAGCACGTGCCGGATCCGGCTTCCGTCGTTGCCGCCTGCGCGCGTCTGGTGAAACCCGGCGGTCATGTGTTCTTCTCTACCATCAACCGCAATAATAAAGCCTGGCTGATGGCGATTTTCGGCGCTGAGTATGTGCTGAAAATGGTGCCTAAGGGCACGCACGACATCAAGAAATTCATCAAGCCTTCTGAATTGCTGGGTATGATCGACCGCACATCGCTGTTTGAGCGTCACATTATGGGTCTGCACTACAACCCGCTGACCGACCATTTCAAGCTCGGACCAAATGTAGATGTGAACTACATGATCCATACTCAGGCACTGTAATATTTTGCCTGCAAAAAAGGGTACAGTTTGCGCTGTACCCTTTTTTTATGTTGCAGCTATTCCACTGACTTACCAGCGAACACTCACACCTACTGACGCTTCGGTTTGTGAAAAATCATCTGACCCTTCCTGTTGCCCGATCTTGCCCCAGACCGTGGTATTTGCGCCCAGATTGCCACTGACCCCGGCACTCAGTTCCGCACTGTCTTTTGCGGTGTTGTCGGTAAAACTCACGCCATCGACATTCAGCGCTGTTTCCGCACTGTTATGGCGATAATTCGCTTCGATAAAGGGTTTGAGATGCAGCGCCGGTGCCGTATGAATATCCCATTCGCTGCGCAGCCCTAAGCGTGTCTGAACGTTATTATCGCCTTCTTGTGTCACTTTCGACTGATTCGAGGCGGTAAAGTCTTTCTGTTTCACCCCCTGATAAGTCACCTGCGCCTGCGGTTGCAAGGTCCAGTTCCACTGTTCTCCCTGCATCAGAGTAAAGCGATAACCGCCTTCCAGCGAGGCCAGAAGACCGGAGGAGTGATAATTATCGTCACCCGTGCCGTCTTCGCTGACGCTGTTATCAAACCAGGCATATTGCAGCCAGCTGTCGAGATACGCGCCCTGATGATCCCGCGCATCCTGATACCAGGAAGCGGTCAGCCCTGCGGCATAGCCCTGAATATCATTATCTGATTTTCGCCCGGTCAGCGCGCTGGTGCTGTCGCCGTGGCTGTTACTGTAGCCGCCGACGACACCGGCCAGAATTTCGCCGTCACCCACATTATCGCGCAGGAAATTGGCGCTGATCTGCGCGACGTTAGTGTCATTGCTGCTGTCAATCTGGTTGCTGAATGTGGAACTTTCATGCGCAGACTCTACACGCAATTTGATGTTGTCATGCGCTGCACCGGCGTGATCTTGTGCTGTCATGCTGAACGCATTATTGGCGATACGCAGGTTGCTCACGTAGCTGCCCGTTTTAGGGTTCAGCACCGGGGTAAAATCTTCCCCGCCAGAGGCTGGCACAGGTTGTGGCTGCGGTGTTGGTTGTGGCTGGACATCAGGATCGGGCTCAGGTTGCGGATCAGGCGTCACCACCTGCGACCGCAGATACCAGTCCTGATTATCCTGCACCAGCGAATAATCGTAGGCACCCATATTGATATATTGCTGATCGCCCGCCAGATGGAAATTTGCCGCGTTATTATAGTTTTGCGGATCAGCAGCAAAATCGACGACTTTGATGCCGGTTTCTGTGGCCTGCCCGACGCCGCTGACCGGCACAATCGCCAGGGCGGTATCACCGGAAGTATTGCCATTCAGGATCAGTTGATCGGTAGCCGATGCGTCGCCATTCATTTCCGTTTCCAGCACCACGGTACCGCCGCCGGTGTAATCACCGTTGACCGTCAGCGTATCGCCAGCCTTGCCATTCTCCAGACTGGCGGTTCCTGCGCTGTTATCAAGGCTGCCGTTGACCGTCACGCCGGATAAATAGGTTAATGCGTCGAGGGACATATTAGTGTTCAGCGTGCCTTGCAACGCCATACCGGACGTGGCATTCACCAGTGTGCCGCCCGTGTCGGTAAACAGGCTGGCATCCAGCGCCGAGGAAGTGTCCTGATTTGTCAGGACCAGCTGAGTGTCATCGGAAATCAACACCGTACCAGCGGAATCTGTATCGATGCTTCGCACCTGCTGATCCATGCCGGTGACGAACATGGCATTTTCACCGACATACAATGAAGAGGCGTCAGCGATAATATTTTCAGCGCCGCCCTGCAAGCTGCCCTCTTCGACACGCACAGCGGAATGGCTGTTGCCCGAATCGTTCAGAATCAACGTACCGTTACCGGTTTTGGTGAACGTGCTGTCAACGTCTGCCTGCCCGCCGGTACTGTCAGCGGTTAAGCCGCCCCATTGCGTGGTCACGCCGTCGTCCACTTGCATCGTCCCTGAGGCCCGCATTTCAATATCTCGTGCCTTACCGGTTTGTGCTGATGTGGTATCAACCTGCCCGCTGGTATCGCCCGGCGCAGAAATCTCCAGCGTACTGGCCTGTGACGGATCGGTGAAAATGACCTGACGGTTATAGGCTTCGTCGCCCAACTGAGAGTTACCGGTGACCTGCAATGTCCCGGAAGCGATCTGCGTCGTGCCCAGATAAGTATTGTTATCTGCCAGCGTGACGCGTCCGGTTCCGGCATTAATCACCACATACACACCGTCACCGGCTGAGGTACCGTCACCGATGTGATAGTCATTACCCGTACCAAGCGTAACCAGATCGGCATTGCCAATCACCGTCCCGCCGGAACCCGTGATCGTCAGGCCGTCGTTTATCTGATTCATTGTTCCGTTAAACGTCGACATATCTGATAAATCCAGTACACCGCCGTCTAACACAATGGACTGCGGATCGGCCTGCAATATCGCTAAGTCTTCAGCATCGCCCTGAACGCTGAGCACAGCGTTTTGTTCCACCACAATGTCGCCCTCCAGCCCCATGGACTGTGCGCCGTTGAGCGTGAAACTGCCGTTTTCGGCGACGGTCAGGTCGCCTGCGCCGGAAGTGGAACCCGCCATGGTGCCGCTGTTAACAATCACATTGCCGCCGTCATCAATATTCAACGTGCTGTTTTCGTAGCCGGTAAAGGTATTTTTGAAGGTTTGCTCTGTACTGCCGACATTGAGGATCGCGGTATCATTCGCGGGAGAGTCGCTGCCTAATATTATGCCCTGACAGGAATCCGGTTCAGCCTGGCAATGGGTATCGCCGACGTTAATTAAGGTGTTGTCACGCCCGAGCGTGACCGTACCTTCTAAGACCTGGAAGATGCCGGTAAAGCCACTGTTATCAGCATTCAGTACCAGTTCACCCTCGCCGCGTTTGAAAATAGCCCCTTCACCCGCAATAGAGTCATAAGCACCGTCATTAGCCGTGTTGCCGATGATCAGCGTTTTATCTTTGGCAATATCAAAATCGGCCTCGCTTTGGCCGAGGTACATGAAACCACCGCCAGCCGCGTCCGCATCATTACCGTAGCTGTACGCAACATTATCGTGGTAATAGGCCACGCCGTCGTTATCTTCATAGTTTTCATCAATATTGATATCGACGAGGAACGGTGTGGATGCACTGTTAGTATAAATCGCGCCGCCCTGCCCCTCTGCCTGATTGCCGGTAAATTCGCTGTTGGTGATTATCAGGTTGCCATGCGAATTTGTCGTATTGTCAGTGGCGTCTATCGCGCCGCCGCTGCCATTTCCGTTGTTACCGTTTCCGCTGGTTTTTGCCTGATTATCCTCAAATAAAACATTCGTCAGGCGAACTTTATTATTCAGAGAATAGATGGCACCGCCCTTCCCTTCACTGGCAATATTGCCTGAAAATACGCCATTGATAATGGTGAGATCACCCACACCACGGTCATTCGAACCATTCATATAAATGGCGCCGCCATAATCATTGGCAACATTATCCGTAAAACCCGTGTTTTCTAAATAAACGGAAGAGTCTTCATTGGCATAAATCGCCCCGCCGCTGCCATTGCTTTTATTTTGGGAGAACAGGCTATAACCGGTAGAGTTTTCAGGAATGATCGCCAGTGACGTATTGCTGTCCAGGTGAACAGCGCCGCCGGATGCGTCTGAGACCGTCAGCCCGGAGAACTGCATTTCAGCGCCATCGGCAACGGTGTAGGTGTTGAGTGTTTCATTTCCCAGGGCGGTAGCATTTGCATGGCAGCTTTCGGTGATTTGCATACCCGAACAAGCCGGCAGGGTTTCAGCAAAAACAACGTTTGCCAATGGCAGTAAGTTAAAGGCTAAAAATAAACACACCGTCACTTTATTGAACATCATTCAATTTCATTCCCACGCCTGATGAAGAGCGGGAAAGTTAATACTGACGCGGCATGGAGGCCACTTAATGATAAATTTAGAATATGTAAACAACATCATTTATTCATGATATGTATTTATAATACGGCTCATTTTTCTCAAAAGTGCATTTTTCAGAAAGTGAACAAAAGAAGGGTTCTGATGTTGTCCCGGCGCGCCTTCCCGGTAGTACGGCAACGCTAAATTGTTAGCAGTTGCAAGTCATTTTTTGGGGTGGCCTGGTGTGATTTGCGTTAGGGAACGGCGAGTTTGAGTGTTAAAACCTTAGTTTTTAGGGCGTTGGTTCGCAGCGACGCCGGAACATGATTTTTTAGAATAGTTATCCAGATCAATATAGCGTTTTTTTCTAACGTTTAATAAACCGGCAGTCGATCACCTTTCTTAAAAATATAAGAAAATCGTATCTCAGATATTGACAGGATTGTCGCGCCAGCAATGGCGGACTCTTCAGGCAGGGCTCAAAAATTTCTCCCCAACTTATCCACAAATCTGCCCATTTTGTTCACTTGCAAAAGGGCCATTCAGTCACTATCTTGTCATCAGAAAATAACAAACCCACAATATATTGTGTTTATATCCTGACCAGCACACTAGGGACCTCTTGTGCTGCTGCGCGTGTTTTACGCGGCCAGGTCAGACCCTTTATAAACCTTTGAGGTATCGCCCCGAATGAACCAAAGTCTGCTTGTAACTAAACGTGATGGCCGCACAGAACGCATCAATCTTGATAAAATCCACCGTGTCATTGACTGGGCAGCGGAAGGTCTTCAAAACGTATCAGTTTCTCAGGTAGAACTTCGTTCA
The Rahnella variigena genome window above contains:
- the gyrA gene encoding DNA topoisomerase (ATP-hydrolyzing) subunit A — encoded protein: MSDLAREITPINIEEELKNSYLDYAMSVIVGRALPDVRDGLKPVHRRVLFAMNVLGNDWNKAYKKSARVVGDVIGKYHPHGDTAVYDTIVRMAQPFSLRYMLVDGQGNFGSVDGDSAAAMRYTEIRMSKIAHELLADLEKETVDFVPNYDGTEQIPSVMPTRIPNLLVNGSSGIAVGMATNIPPHNLTEVINGCLAYIEDENISIEGLMEHIPGPDFPTAAIINGRRGIEEAYRTGRGKIYIRARAEVEADAKTGRETIIVHEIPYQVNKARLIEKIAELVKEKRVEGISALRDESDKDGMRIVIEIKRDAVGEVVLNNLYSLTQLQTSFGINMVALHQGQPKILGLKEILSAFVRHRREVVTRRTIFELRKARDRAHILEALAIALANIDPIIELIRAAPTPAEAKAGLVARSWDLGNVSAMLASAGDDAARPEWLEPQFGIHDGKYFLTEQQAQAILDLRLQKLTGLEHEKLLDEYKELLVQIAELLFILSSPDRLMEVIREELEAIRDQYNDPRRTEITANTSDINIEDLINQEDVVVTLSHQGYVKYQPLTDYEAQRRGGKGKSAARIKEEDFIDRLLVANTHDTILMFSSRGRLYWMKVYQLPEASRGARGRPIVNLLPLEPNERITAILPVREYEEGRHVFMATASGTVKKTALTDFSRPRSAGIIAINLNEGDELIGVDLTDGKDEVMLFSAAGKVVRFSEAAVRSMGRTATGVRGIRLGEGDSVVSLIIPRGDGCILTVTENGFGKRTESTEYPTKSRATQGVISIKVSERNGPVVGAIQVDEADQIMMITDAGTLVRTRVSEVSTVGRNTQGVTLIRTADDEHVVGLQRVAEPVEDEELDGVATEAGELEAAQAADLPDDAESEDDQPADDEEE
- a CDS encoding autotransporter outer membrane beta-barrel domain-containing protein, which translates into the protein MMFNKVTVCLFLAFNLLPLANVVFAETLPACSGMQITESCHANATALGNETLNTYTVADGAEMQFSGLTVSDASGGAVHLDSNTSLAIIPENSTGYSLFSQNKSNGSGGAIYANEDSSVYLENTGFTDNVANDYGGAIYMNGSNDRGVGDLTIINGVFSGNIASEGKGGAIYSLNNKVRLTNVLFEDNQAKTSGNGNNGNGSGGAIDATDNTTNSHGNLIITNSEFTGNQAEGQGGAIYTNSASTPFLVDINIDENYEDNDGVAYYHDNVAYSYGNDADAAGGGFMYLGQSEADFDIAKDKTLIIGNTANDGAYDSIAGEGAIFKRGEGELVLNADNSGFTGIFQVLEGTVTLGRDNTLINVGDTHCQAEPDSCQGIILGSDSPANDTAILNVGSTEQTFKNTFTGYENSTLNIDDGGNVIVNSGTMAGSTSGAGDLTVAENGSFTLNGAQSMGLEGDIVVEQNAVLSVQGDAEDLAILQADPQSIVLDGGVLDLSDMSTFNGTMNQINDGLTITGSGGTVIGNADLVTLGTGNDYHIGDGTSAGDGVYVVINAGTGRVTLADNNTYLGTTQIASGTLQVTGNSQLGDEAYNRQVIFTDPSQASTLEISAPGDTSGQVDTTSAQTGKARDIEMRASGTMQVDDGVTTQWGGLTADSTGGQADVDSTFTKTGNGTLILNDSGNSHSAVRVEEGSLQGGAENIIADASSLYVGENAMFVTGMDQQVRSIDTDSAGTVLISDDTQLVLTNQDTSSALDASLFTDTGGTLVNATSGMALQGTLNTNMSLDALTYLSGVTVNGSLDNSAGTASLENGKAGDTLTVNGDYTGGGTVVLETEMNGDASATDQLILNGNTSGDTALAIVPVSGVGQATETGIKVVDFAADPQNYNNAANFHLAGDQQYINMGAYDYSLVQDNQDWYLRSQVVTPDPQPEPDPDVQPQPTPQPQPVPASGGEDFTPVLNPKTGSYVSNLRIANNAFSMTAQDHAGAAHDNIKLRVESAHESSTFSNQIDSSNDTNVAQISANFLRDNVGDGEILAGVVGGYSNSHGDSTSALTGRKSDNDIQGYAAGLTASWYQDARDHQGAYLDSWLQYAWFDNSVSEDGTGDDNYHSSGLLASLEGGYRFTLMQGEQWNWTLQPQAQVTYQGVKQKDFTASNQSKVTQEGDNNVQTRLGLRSEWDIHTAPALHLKPFIEANYRHNSAETALNVDGVSFTDNTAKDSAELSAGVSGNLGANTTVWGKIGQQEGSDDFSQTEASVGVSVRW
- the ubiG gene encoding bifunctional 2-polyprenyl-6-hydroxyphenol methylase/3-demethylubiquinol 3-O-methyltransferase UbiG; its protein translation is MTTTPSAKPQNIDHEEIAKFEAVASRWWDLEGEFKPLHRINPLRLNYILERADGLFGKNVLDVGCGGGILSESMAVAGANVTGLDMGGEPLQVARLHALESGVKVDYVQETVESHADAHPQQYDVVTCMEMLEHVPDPASVVAACARLVKPGGHVFFSTINRNNKAWLMAIFGAEYVLKMVPKGTHDIKKFIKPSELLGMIDRTSLFERHIMGLHYNPLTDHFKLGPNVDVNYMIHTQAL